One segment of Cetobacterium sp. NK01 DNA contains the following:
- a CDS encoding diacylglycerol kinase has protein sequence MKDKGTKQDITQSFNVAIEGIIETIRTERNMKFHAFCTILVLMISIFLGVSRMELIVLSISMALVLSAELLNTAIESFVDLVSPEYNILAKRAKDVGAGAVFIAASNALIVGYLVFHKRIAGEFSNFFDLLKESYANVLIFIIIFIVVLVIGIKSFFKKGTPLRGGIPSGHSALGGALFMGIFFLTHDVRVFYLSLFLLVLVLQSRVEGKIHTVLETIIGAAIGMGVTYLFLSLLKF, from the coding sequence ATGAAGGATAAGGGGACAAAACAGGATATAACACAAAGTTTTAATGTTGCTATTGAAGGAATAATAGAAACAATTAGAACTGAAAGAAATATGAAGTTCCATGCATTTTGTACAATATTAGTTTTAATGATTTCAATTTTTTTAGGTGTTAGCAGAATGGAACTAATTGTTTTATCAATTAGTATGGCCCTTGTTTTATCTGCAGAGCTTTTAAATACGGCAATAGAAAGTTTTGTAGATTTAGTTTCTCCAGAATACAATATTTTAGCTAAAAGAGCTAAGGATGTAGGTGCAGGTGCAGTTTTTATAGCTGCTAGTAATGCCCTTATAGTTGGGTATTTAGTATTTCATAAAAGAATAGCAGGTGAATTTAGTAATTTTTTTGATTTATTAAAAGAATCATATGCAAATGTTCTTATTTTTATAATTATATTTATAGTCGTTTTAGTAATTGGTATTAAAAGTTTTTTTAAAAAAGGAACTCCATTAAGAGGAGGAATACCTAGTGGACATAGTGCGTTAGGAGGAGCTTTATTTATGGGAATATTTTTCCTAACTCATGATGTGAGAGTTTTTTATTTATCGTTATTTTTATTAGTTTTAGTTTTACAATCAAGAGTAGAGGGTAAAATTCATACAGTTTTAGAAACGATAATAGGAGCCGCAATAGGGATGGGAGTAACATATTTATTTTTATCTCTATTAAAATTTTAA
- the ybeY gene encoding rRNA maturation RNase YbeY, translating into MEVVLDFSLEIDGFNEYINEEEVKEYICEVLNDEFQSEKPVYISVVLVGNEEIQRINRDFRDKDRPTDVISFAYHETEDYMIGPYDTLGDIIISLERVEEQCNEYNHSFRREFFYVLTHGILHLLGYDHIDEEDKKEMRAREEEILGKFGHTRD; encoded by the coding sequence ATATAAATGAAGAGGAAGTAAAAGAGTATATATGTGAGGTTTTAAATGATGAATTTCAATCTGAAAAACCAGTATATATATCTGTAGTATTAGTAGGAAACGAAGAGATTCAAAGAATAAACAGAGATTTTAGAGATAAAGATAGACCAACAGATGTAATATCATTTGCATATCATGAAACAGAAGACTATATGATAGGACCTTATGATACTTTAGGGGATATAATAATTTCTTTAGAAAGAGTTGAAGAGCAATGCAATGAGTATAATCACTCTTTTAGAAGAGAGTTCTTTTATGTTTTAACTCATGGAATACTTCATTTGTTAGGATATGATCATATAGATGAAGAAGATAAAAAAGAAATGAGAGCTAGAGAAGAAGAGATATTAGGAAAATTTGGACATACTAGAGATTAA